A region of the Longimicrobium sp. genome:
CGCCTCGGCTGCGCCGGCCGACAGGAACTCAAACGGCTCCTGCAAAACCGGCGTCAGCCCTGCCCGACTGCAGGTCTCGACTGCCGCCTGGCGATACTCCTGCAGGTCGATGCTGGTGCTGCCGATGAACGCCGTCATCCCGCGCTCCTCGGGAACAGCCGGCGCGGCGGCACGTTCCAGGCTCTCCGGCTGGACGATGAAGATGCGAGAGGGGTCCACCCCCGGCCCAGCGATGATGCGGGGCGTTTCCTCCTCGCCCGGATACTCCAACGCCAGTGAAACGCACGCCTGGTCAAACGCAGCCTGCACGGCGTTCCCGAACGCCAGGGCACGGTAGAAGGCCGCTCCGAAGGTGATCGCGGCGCCGTCCGAGATCTTCGCCCCGGTGCCGATGGCACACCCGACCGTTTCGGCGATTACTTTCGCTTGGGGAGAGGTGAAACAGGCGTTCAGGACCACCACGCGGATATCGCCCCGAAACACCTTGAATAGCCGCTGGAGCGCCTCCGTCCCCACGGGATGGGGCTCGCCGTTCCTGCCTACCAGCACCAACCCCTCGGTCCCCCCGTGCCCGCTGAAGTGTACCACCTGGGGACGCTTCTCGCTCAATGCCTGGATCAGGTCGTCCGGCCGCGCAGCCAGGCGAAGGTCGAACACCAATGAGTCGCGGTACTCCGCCGCGCGCACCTTCTCGAGGGTGCGCCGGACGTCCTCGTCCAATTGCAGCCTGGAAACCCGGCTTGGCGGCGTGGAAAACGGGTCAGCGGCGAAGAAGAGAACAGTGGCCTTGCGCATCAAATCCGTCCGTGAAAGTCGATTCTGCCATCAACGAACGCGGGCATCGGACCGGCTGTATAAAAAGCTGCGTCGACATCGCCGTGCGCTAGCATCCGCCCCAAGTAGGCAATCCGCCATAGGGCGATGCGCGTTGTTACTTTGCCGGCGTGTGGGCTACCCAGCATCTCCAGCAGCACCAGAGCAGGCGTTGCGGCCTCTGCCGCCGCTCCAGGGCCGCTGACGCGGGCCAGGGTGACGCTCCGGTTATAGATCCGGATCGCCTGGCCGTGTACGTCCCCAGTTTCTCTCGCGGCCGCGATGGACTGCTGGTAGAGCACGAGCGCACGCTCGTGCTCGCCGGCATGGTCGTGGACGGAGGCCAGGTTGGCGAGTGCGTCCCCTTCGACATCGCGACTACCCGTCTGGCGCGCAATGCGCAGTTGCTCGTGGAACAGGTCCAAGGCACGCGGTCGATCGCCCAGGTGCTCGTAGGCCAGCCCCAGATTCCCCAGCCGCACCGCCTGGCCCCCCAGATCACCGATCGCGCGGCTCTCGCGGAGCGACTCCTCGTACAACTCCACGGCGCTGGGATAATCCTGGCGGAGATCACAGAGGACGCCAAGGCAGCCCAGGGCATTCGCCGCTCCCACCCGATCACCCTCTTCGCGCGAGATGCGCAACTGCTCGCGCAGCACGCGCTCCGCGTCGTCGATGCGCAGAAGGTCGGTGTAGATCAGCCCCAGGTTCCCGAGCGCTTCCGCTTCGCCCCGCCGCAACCCCAGCGCGCGAAACTCGTCCACCGACGCCTCGTACCCTGCTATCGCACCGGCGAAGTCGCCGCGCCGATAGTGAACGGACGCCATGTTCATGCGGCTGGCCGCCCGCCCGCGATGCCTGCCAGTTTGAACATCAATACGCAGCGCCTGCTCGTGGCATTCCAAGGCCTCATCCAGCTGGCCGAGAGATGCGTAAGCCAGGCCGAGGTTGCCGAGATGCACGCCCTGCGCGTGCAGGTCGCCAAGTGAGCGCGCCGCCTCTACCGCAGCGCGTAACAGATGCACGCGCTCCTGATTGCTGAGTCGGAAGTCGAGGACGTGCATCCCGCCGCCCATGAAGGCGCTGCAGACCCGGGCCGCTTCGCGGTCCCGCGGCCATCGCTTCACAGCCCAGGCAATTCCGTCACTGACGTTCTGCGCGTCGAGATCGTACTTCGCCAGCGCCGCCGCCGCCGACTCGCCGCCCTGGAAATAGAGCTCCTGCACCTGCTCCAGAAAGCCGGAATAGAAAGCCGCGTGCCGTCGCTTTGCGTGAGAAAAGGTAGCCAGAACAGGCCTCCTTGCGGATGTCACCGTGCAAGGTAGCGTTCGGCCGCAGCATATCCAAGATCGCTGCTACTAGAAGGCGATCTCCTCAGCCGGAGTGCCGGGCCCAGAGATAAACCGACTCCGGCAGGTTACGCGAGTTCGGCCACCATACCAGTGTTGAGCCGTTCCAGCAGCCACTCGTAGAGCCATTCACGCGCCGCCCGTTGAACGTCGCCATCCGATTCCCGTACGTACAACAAGCGCTGAAGCTGAACGACGTGCTCCGGAGTGGCAGACAAGCCGCTGGTCGCGAACTGCAGGGCCTGGTGTGACTCAGGGAAGTCGTCGCTCGCGATCTGCAGCATCGCGTGGAGGGCCGTGGC
Encoded here:
- a CDS encoding CHAT domain-containing protein, whose translation is MRKATVLFFAADPFSTPPSRVSRLQLDEDVRRTLEKVRAAEYRDSLVFDLRLAARPDDLIQALSEKRPQVVHFSGHGGTEGLVLVGRNGEPHPVGTEALQRLFKVFRGDIRVVVLNACFTSPQAKVIAETVGCAIGTGAKISDGAAITFGAAFYRALAFGNAVQAAFDQACVSLALEYPGEEETPRIIAGPGVDPSRIFIVQPESLERAAAPAVPEERGMTAFIGSTSIDLQEYRQAAVETCSRAGLTPVLQEPFEFLSAGAAEA
- a CDS encoding tetratricopeptide repeat protein, whose translation is MQELYFQGGESAAAALAKYDLDAQNVSDGIAWAVKRWPRDREAARVCSAFMGGGMHVLDFRLSNQERVHLLRAAVEAARSLGDLHAQGVHLGNLGLAYASLGQLDEALECHEQALRIDVQTGRHRGRAASRMNMASVHYRRGDFAGAIAGYEASVDEFRALGLRRGEAEALGNLGLIYTDLLRIDDAERVLREQLRISREEGDRVGAANALGCLGVLCDLRQDYPSAVELYEESLRESRAIGDLGGQAVRLGNLGLAYEHLGDRPRALDLFHEQLRIARQTGSRDVEGDALANLASVHDHAGEHERALVLYQQSIAAARETGDVHGQAIRIYNRSVTLARVSGPGAAAEAATPALVLLEMLGSPHAGKVTTRIALWRIAYLGRMLAHGDVDAAFYTAGPMPAFVDGRIDFHGRI